The Brassica napus cultivar Da-Ae chromosome C7, Da-Ae, whole genome shotgun sequence genome has a segment encoding these proteins:
- the LOC106409872 gene encoding uncharacterized protein LOC106409872: protein MYTHEMEVCSTVTTKKLSRLAKLILFTIQKVSDASRHKLLTTLDPQLLAKRGKTLRKSLNDAVSTSHSRITCRPADYEDIQSSFISPVPIQLDYEFSCSSTPPRRSYASNTTGRRSGSRKPLINKRQRQAYVRYNTLPKVRDSAWERHVAAAVFPDVASSTGTMESGYVDRAAEEFIQRFHRQLRLQRWMMAQEV from the coding sequence ATGTATACACACGAGATGGAGGTTTGTTCAACAGTCACAACCAAGAAGCTCTCAAGGCTCGCGAAGCTAATCCTCTTCACAATCCAGAAGGTCTCAGACGCCTCACGTCACAAACTCCTCACAACTCTCGATCCTCAGCTACTCGCGAAACGTGGCAAGACCCTACGCAAATCTTTAAATGACGCCGTATCAACATCCCACTCCCGGATCACGTGCCGTCCTGCCGACTACGAAGACATCCAATCTTCCTTCATCTCACCTGTCCCGATCCAGCTGGACTACGAGTTCAGCTGCAGCAGCACCCCACCGAGACGTTCCTACGCCTCAAACACCACCGGACGACGCAGCGGGTCTCGCAAACCGCTTATCAACAAACGCCAACGCCAAGCGTATGTCCGGTACAACACTCTCCCCAAGGTCCGAGATTCCGCCTGGGAACGACACGTGGCAGCCGCCGTGTTTCCTGACGTAGCTAGCAGCACTGGAACCATGGAAAGTGGCTACGTGGACAGGGCAGCGGAGGAGTTTATACAGAGGTTCCATAGACAGCTGAGGTTGCAGAGGTGGATGATGGCTCAGGaggtttaa
- the LOC106409276 gene encoding GATA transcription factor 9, with amino-acid sequence MEQQLTPELLLVAGNADSFVVDDLLDFSNDNGQPDDGFESFPDSSAVSVGNLASSSNSSSLYTDGSAFSDDLCVPCEDLAELEWLSNFVEESFSKEDQDKLQLLSGLTKTQTTGLTQTHQTKPEPEPELDQIFILTDTDDSNVSFPAKARSKRSRSAASTWASRLLAIAASDEPFPKKKQLRVKDHDIAGETDGEGGETGGERRCLHCATDKTPQWRTGPMGPKTLCNACGVRYKSGRLVPEYRPASSPTFVMARHSNSHRKVMELRRQKEVRDEHLLSQLRCENLLMDVRSNGDDFLIGNDNNHVAPDFRHLI; translated from the exons ATGGAACAACAACTAACTCCGGAGCTCCTCCTTGTCGCCGGTAACGCTGACTCTTTCGTCGTCGACGACCTTCTTGACTTTTCTAACGACAACGGCCAGCCTGACGACGGGTTTGAATCCTTTCCTGACTCTTCTGCCGTCTCCGTCGGTAATCTCGCCAGTAGCTCCAACTCCTCGTCGCTTTACACCGACGGCAGTGCGTTTTCCGACGACCTCTGTGTTCCG TGTGAGGATTTAGCTGAACTAGAATGGCTATCGAACTTCGTGGAAGAATCATTCTCAAAAGAAGACCAAGACAAGCTCCAGTTACTATCCGGCTTAACAAAAACTCAAACCACCGGGTTAACCCAAACCCACCAAACTAAACCAgaacccgaacccgaactgGACCAAATCTTTATTCTCACCGACACCGATGACTCCAACGTTTCCTTTCCCGCCAAAGCGAGAAGCAAAAGATCACGCTCTGCAGCCTCCACGTGGGCTTCCCGTCTTTTAGCCATCGCCGCCTCCGACGAACCCTTTCCCAAGAAGAAACAGCTCAGAGTTAAAGACCACGACATCGCCGGAGAAACCGACGGAGAAGGCGGAGAAACCGGAGGAGAGAGACGGTGTCTGCACTGCGCGACGGATAAGACGCCGCAGTGGCGGACGGGACCGATGGGACCAAAGACGCTGTGCAACGCGTGCGGCGTACGGTACAAATCAGGGCGGCTCGTGCCGGAGTACAGACCGGCTTCGAGCCCGACGTTCGTGATGGCGAGGCACTCGAACTCTCACCGGAAAGTGATGGAGCTCCGGAGACAGAAGGAGGTGAGAGATGAGCATTTGCTGAGTCAGCTTCGGTGTGAGAATCTTCTGATGGATGTTAGATCCAACGGTGACGATTTCTTAATCGGTAATGATAATAACCACGTGGCTCCTGACTTTAGACACTTAATCTGA
- the LOC106411007 gene encoding glutamyl-tRNA(Gln) amidotransferase subunit C, chloroplastic/mitochondrial: MAATRALLAAISACPRRRMGIKSSNFSSSLQFQRQESRIIARSFSSYTNSSSLPDISCLAETARISLTPAEIEECEPKIRQVIDWFGQLQQVDVNCVEPAIRAEMEGRNLREDAPQTFENRDSIRASIPSFDETYLKVPKVLNKE, translated from the exons ATGGCGGCGACCAGAGCTTTGCTTGCGGCTATATCTGCTTGTCCTCGCAGGAGGATGGGAATCAAGTCATCAAATTTTTCTTCAAGTCTTCAGTTCCAAAGACAAGAGAGTAGAATAATAGCGCGAAGTTTCTCGTCTTACACGAACTCCTCCTCCCTGCCGGACATATCCTGTCTTGCTGAGACAGCTCGAATCTCTCTCACTCCGGCCGAG ATTGAGGAATGTGAACCTAAGATTCGTCAAGTCATCGACTG GTTTGGTCAGCTTCAACAAGTCGATGTTAACTGTGTGGAGCCTGCCATTAGAGCAG AAATGGAAGGCCGAAATTTGCGAGAGGATGCTCCCCAGACGTTTGAGAACAG GGATAGTATAAGAGCTTCTATTCCAAGCTTTGATGAGACATACTTAAAAGTCCCTAAAGTATTAAACAAAGAGTGA
- the BNAC07G44010D gene encoding uncharacterized protein BNAC07G44010D: MILNPIQMVRFHLRFALSIIIIYIVFTNPKLIAGDYNPPTPSPAPEPHPDDQSSVSCVDDLGGVGSLDSTCKLVADLNLTRDCYISGTGNLHVLPGVRLVCQFPGCSITVNISGNFSLAENSTVIAGAFRLAAENADFAIGSAVDTTGLAGETPEEASGTPVGVEGAGGGYGGRGACCLADTTAKVPEDVWGGDVYGWSSLERPEVYGSRGGSTSNEVDYGGGGGGKVAVEVVGCVGLNGSVVADGASGGVKGGGGSGGSIFVLAHKMAGNGRISASGGDGYAGGGGGRVSVHIFSRHSEPKIFVHGGSSIGCQENAGAAGTLYDVISERLTIDNENKTTYTDTLLLEFPNHRLFTNLYIQNMAKVSVPLRWSRVQVQGSISLSNGGELNFGLPRYASSEFELFAEELLMSNSAIKVFGALRMNVKVFLMLMSRMFIDGGGVTILGTSMLEISNLLVLKESSVIQSNGNLGVHGQGLLNLTGTGDTIEAQRLILSLFYSIQVGAGAVLRGPLQNSSTGGLTPKLYCQREDCPVELLHPPEDCNVNSSLPFTLQICRVEDITVEGLIKGSVVHFHLARTVVVRSSGTITADGMGCKGGVGTGRFLRSGVGSGGGHGGKGGSGCYNHTCIEGGDAYGNVDLPCELGSGSGNEESEDSVAGGGIVVIGSLEHSLSSLSLEGSITTDGESPRNTLRGMSNYSIGPGGGSGGTVLLFLRTLDIAKSAILSSVGGNGSLKGGGGGSGGRIHFHWSDIPTGDVYHHIANVEGSVYVRGGLGASEENVGEDGTLTGKACPQGLYGLYCEECPAGTYKNVTGSDKALCHLCPATEIPNRAVYVTVRGGVAETPCPYQCVSDRYHMPHCYTTLEELVYTFGGPWLFGILLVVVLLLLALVFSVARMKFISGEEVHGAATTHHGSQIDHSFPFLESLNEVMETSRVEESQGHMHRIYFLGPNTFSEPWHLSHTPPEKIKEIVYEAAFNGFVDEINAIAAYQWWEGAIYIVLSVLVYPLAWSWQQSRRRLKFQKLRDFVRSEYDHSCLRSCRSRALYEGIKVAASPDLMLAHLDFFLGGDEKRNDLPPPVHQRLPMPLVFGGDGSYMACYSLQSDEILTSLMSQLVSPTTWYRFVAGLNAQLRLVQQGKLRSTFCSVMRWIETHGNPALRRHGVHVDLARFQASPSSSCQYGIIVHTIVDEVASPTGQQHFTQYLSSSIIDIGSLQFLKEEKDVLSFISFLIHNTKPVGHQDLVGLVISVLLLGDVMLMMLTLLQLYSISMLDVFLALFVLPLSIVFPFPAGVSALFSHGPRRSAERTRVYALWNLTSLINVVVAFVCGYVHYHGSSSGKKIPYLQPWNISMDENEWWIFPVALFLCKVLQSQLVNWHVANLEIQDYSLYSDDSELFWQS; this comes from the exons ATGATTCTGAATCCAATTCAAATGGTGAGATTCCATCTCCGTTTCGCTctctccatcatcatcatctacatcGTTTTCACAAATCCGAAACTAATCGCCGGAGATTACAATCCGCCGACACCTTCTCCGGCGCCGGAGCCTCACCCTGATGACCAATCGTCCGTTTCATGTGTCGATGACTTAGGAGGCGTTGGCTCTCTGGATTCCACGTGTAAGCTCGTCGCCGATTTGAATCTCACACGTGACTGTTACATCTCCGGTACGGGAAACCTCCACGTCTTACCCGGCGTTAGATTGGTCTGTCAGTTTCCGGGATGTTCGATCACGGTCAACATCTCCGGGAACTTCTCTTTGGCCGAGAACTCGACGGTTATCGCCGGAGCCTTCCGTCTCGCGGCGGAGAACGCTGATTTCGCGATTGGCTCGGCGGTGGATACCACCGGATTGGCTGGAGAGACGCCGGAGGAGGCGAGCGGTACGCCGGTGGGAGTCGAAGGAGCCGGCGGGGGATACGGCGGAAGAGGTGCATGCTGCTTGGCCGATACGACGGCGAAGGTTCCGGAGGATGTGTGGGGCGGTGACGTGTACGGTTGGTCGTCTCTTGAGAGGCCGGAGGTTTATGGGAGCAGAGGTGGATCCACGAGCAATGAGGTTGATTACGGTGGAGGTGGCGGCGGAAAGGTGGCGGTGGAGGTGGTAGGGTGCGTGGGGCTAAACGGCAGCGTTGTGGCTGATGGGGCCAGTGGTGGAGTTAAAGGTGGTGGTGGGTCCGGCGGCAGCATCTTCGTCTTGGCACATAAAAT GGCAGGGAATGGTCGTATAAGTGCGTCTGGAGGTGATGGTTATgctggtggaggtggtggaCGTGTATCTGTCCATATATTCAGCCGCCATTCTGAGCCTAAAATCTTTGTCCATG gaGGTAGTAGTATTGGTTGTCAAGAAAATGCTGGAGCTGCTGGGACATTGTATGATGTTATTTCAGAGAGATTAACTATAGACAACGAGAATAAGACAACATATACAGACACTCTTCTCTTGGAATTTCCTAACCATCGCCTTTTCACTAATTTGTATATCCAAAATATGGCTAAAGTTTCTGTCCCCTTGCGTTGGAGCCGTGTCCAG GTGCAAGGATCAATAAGTTTGTCAAATGGTGGAGAGTTGAACTTTGGTCTTCCTCGTTATGCTTCTTCTGAATTTGAATTATTTGCAGAGGAACTCTTGATGAGCAATTCTGCTATCAAG GTGTTTGGGGCTTTAAGAATGAATGTCAAGGTGTTCTTGATGTTGATGTCAAGAATGTTTATTGATGGTGGTGGTGTGACAATTTTGGGAACTTCAATGCTCGAAATTAGTAACTTGCTAGTTCTAAAG GAGTCATCTGTGATACAATCCAATGGAAACCTTGGAGTACATGGGCAGGGTCTGTTAAATCTAACAGGCACAGGAGATACTATTGAAGCACAGCGTCTAATTTTGTCTCTATTTTATAGCATTCAG GTTGGAGCTGGAGCGGTTCTGCGTGGTCCTTTGCAAAATTCATCAACTGGTGGCCT taCTCCAAAGCTTTACTGTCAACGTGAAGATTGCCCTGTTGAGCTACTCCACCCGCCGGAAGATTGCAATGTTAATTCATCTCTTCCGTTCACTCTTCAG ATTTGCCGCGTTGAGGATATTACTGTTGAAGGTCTTATCAAAGGATCTGTTGTCCATTTCCATCTGGCAAGAACTGTAGTTGTCCGCTCTTCTGGAACAATAACTGCAGATGGGATGG GCTGCAAAGGTGGAGTTGGTACAGGTAGGTTTCTGAGAAGCGGTGTTGGGAGTGGTGGTGGACATGGTGGTAAAGGTGGAAGCGGGTGTTACAATCATACTTGCATTGAGGGTGGAGATGCTTATGGAAATGTAGATCTACCGTGTGAACTTGGCAGTGGAAGTGGAAATGAAGAGTCTGAAGATTCAGTTGCTGGTGGAGGAATCGTTG TGATTGGTTCGCTTGAGCATTCACTTTCAAGCCTATCACTTGAGGGATCGATAACAACTGATGGTGAGAGTCCCAGGAACACGCTGAGAGGCATGAGTAATTATAGTATAGGGCCTGGTGGTGGTTCAGGTGGAACAGTACTTTTGTTCTTGCGCACACTTGACATAGCTAAGTCTGCGATTCTCTCTAGTGTTGGAGGAAATGGTAGTCTAAAGGGAGGTGGTGGAGGAAGTGGTGGAAGGATTCATTTTCATTGGTCAGATATTCCAACTGGTGATGTCTATCATCACATTGCTAATGTAGAGGGAAGCGTTTATGTAAG aGGAGGGTTGGGTGCTAGTGAAGAGAACGTTGGAGAGGACGGAACTTTGACTGGGAAAGCTTGTCCACAAGGCCTCTATGGTCTATACTGCGAG GAATGTCCAGCTGGAACTTATAAAAATGTTACTGGATCAGATAAAGCTCTTTGTCATCTTTGTCCGGCTACAGAGATTCCCAATCGTGCTGTTTATGTCACTGTTCGAG GTGGTGTTGCGGAAACGCCATGTCCATACCAATGCGTTTCGGATAGATACCACATGCCACACTGTTATACTACACTTGAAGAGTTAGTATACACATTTGGTGGACCCTGGCTGTTTGGCATTCTTTTAGTAGTTGTGCTCCTTCTACTAGCACTTGTTTTCAGCGTCGCCCGAATGAAATTCATTAGTGGCGAGGAGGTACATGGAGCTGCCACAACCCATCATGGCTCTCAGATTGATCACTCATTTCCATTCCTCGAGTCATTGAACGAG GTGATGGAGACAAGCAGAGTGGAGGAATCACAGGGACACATGCATAGAATATATTTCTTAGGTCCTAATACTTTCAGTGAACCTTGGCATCTTTCTCATACTCCCCCagagaaaataaaagagattgT GTACGAGGCTGCTTTCAATGGATTTGTTGATGAGATCAATGCTATAGCTGCATACCAATGGTGGGAAGGTGCAATATACATTGTTCTTTCAGTTCTTGTCTATCCTCTTGCATGGTCGTGGCAGCAATCACGCAGGAGGCTGAAGTTTCAGAAACTCCGTGACTTTGTTCGATCAGAATACGACCATTCTTGTCTACGTTCATGTCGGTCTAGAGCTTTATATGAGGGGATAAAA GTAGCTGCTAGTCCTGATTTGATGCTAGCTCATCTGGATTTCTTCCTTGGCGGCGACGAAAAGAGAAACGATCTTCCTCCTCCTGTTCATCAGAGATTACCAATGCCTTTAGTTTTTGGAGGAGATGGGAGTTACATGGCCTGTTACTCACTCCAAAGTGATGAGATCCTCACCAGTCTTATGAGCCAG TTGGTCTCACCAACCACTTGGTACCGCTTTGTTGCTGGTCTGAACGCTCAGCTACGCCTGGTTCAGCAAGGAAAGCTTAGGTCCACGTTTTGCTCGGTTATGAGATGGATTGAGACTCACGGAAACCCTGCCTTGAGAAGACATGGTGTGCATGTTGACCTAGCTAGGTTTCAGGCTTCTCCTTCCTCGTCATGTCAGTATGGGATCATTGTTCACACCATTGTAGATGAAGTGGCATCACCAACAGGACAGCAACATTTCACACAATATCTAAGTAGCTCAATCATAGACATTGGTAGCTTACAGTTTctcaaagaagaaaaagatgtcctgtccttcatctccttcttGATTCATAACACGAAACCTGTTGGCCACCAGGATCTGGTTGGTTTGGTTATCTCGGTGCTTCTCCTAGGAGATGTAATGCTAATGATGCTCACGCTGCTTCAGCTCTACTCTATATCCATGCTGGACGTTTTCCTCGCTTTGTTTGTTTTACCTCTCAGCATCGTTTTCCCGTTTCCTGCTGGTGTCAGCGCTTTGTTTAGCCACGGACCGAGGAGATCCGCTGAACGCACTCGCGTCTATGCGTTGTGGAACCTCACATCACTAATCAATGTG GTTGTTGCGTTTGTGTGTGGATATGTTCATTATCATGGCTCATCATCTGGGAAAAAGATTCCCTATCTCCAGCCATGGAACATTAGCAT GGACGAGAATGAATGGTGGATATTCCCCGTAGCTTTGTTCCTATGCAAAGTGTTGCAGTCCCAGCTTGTAAACTGGCACGTTGCAAACCTCGAGATACAAGATTACTCCTTGTACAGTGATGACTCCGAGCTGTTCTGGCAGTCATAA
- the LOC106408987 gene encoding CXXC motif containing zinc binding protein isoform X1, whose product MVNYVLKITADLENLTNLQPSGGCDDPNFPYLFKLKCERCGEVTQKETCVTLNETFTPPGGRGTCHLVQKCKFCGREGNVTMIPGKGRPLTLEDSEGGEHAPLMVFDCRGYEPIDFGFGGFWKAEAESGTKFDEIDLSSGEEFTEYDEKGECPVMISNFRASFTVTK is encoded by the exons atggtgaactatgtgCTGAAAATCACGGCAGATCTAGAGAATCTCACTAATCTCCAGCCCTCCGGTGGCTGCGACGATCCCAACTTCCCTTACCTCTTCAAG TTGAAATGTGAAAGATGTGGAGAGGTGACGCAGAAGGAAACGTGTGTGACTTTGAATGAGACATTCACTCCTCCTGGTGGCAGGGGTACTTGTCATCTTGTTCAGAAG TGTAAGTTCTGTGGAAGGGAAGGGAATGTTACTATGATCCCTGGAAAAGGTCGACCTTTAACTCTGGAAGATTCTGAGGGTGGAGAGCATGCTCCTCTTATGGTCTTTGACTGTCGAGGCTATGAGCCCATCGATTTCGGGTTTGGTGGATTTTGGAAAGCTGAAGCT GAATCTGGAACTAAGTTTGATGAGATTGATTTGTCGAGCGGAGAGGAGTTCACGGAGTACGATGAGAAGGGCGAGTGCCCGGTTATGATATCAAACTTCCGTGCAAGCTTCACCGTCACCAAGTAA
- the LOC106408987 gene encoding CXXC motif containing zinc binding protein isoform X2 has protein sequence MVNYVLKITADLENLTNLQPSGGCDDPNFPYLFKLKCERCGEVTQKETCVTLNETFTPPGGRGTCHLVQKFCGREGNVTMIPGKGRPLTLEDSEGGEHAPLMVFDCRGYEPIDFGFGGFWKAEAESGTKFDEIDLSSGEEFTEYDEKGECPVMISNFRASFTVTK, from the exons atggtgaactatgtgCTGAAAATCACGGCAGATCTAGAGAATCTCACTAATCTCCAGCCCTCCGGTGGCTGCGACGATCCCAACTTCCCTTACCTCTTCAAG TTGAAATGTGAAAGATGTGGAGAGGTGACGCAGAAGGAAACGTGTGTGACTTTGAATGAGACATTCACTCCTCCTGGTGGCAGGGGTACTTGTCATCTTGTTCAGAAG TTCTGTGGAAGGGAAGGGAATGTTACTATGATCCCTGGAAAAGGTCGACCTTTAACTCTGGAAGATTCTGAGGGTGGAGAGCATGCTCCTCTTATGGTCTTTGACTGTCGAGGCTATGAGCCCATCGATTTCGGGTTTGGTGGATTTTGGAAAGCTGAAGCT GAATCTGGAACTAAGTTTGATGAGATTGATTTGTCGAGCGGAGAGGAGTTCACGGAGTACGATGAGAAGGGCGAGTGCCCGGTTATGATATCAAACTTCCGTGCAAGCTTCACCGTCACCAAGTAA
- the LOC106409051 gene encoding probable protein phosphatase 2C 61, translated as MGFCFCLSSGGSTDRNQIYEINDYGQENAVLYSEQLEVPQDFGSVSSLAGGKGFNQDAAILHLGYGTEEGALCGVFDGHGEKGELVSKIVRNQLPSLLLGHMNNHSVTRDWKLICETTCLAMDKRILKLKNTIDCSSSGTAAVFAVKHGNQVMVANLGDSRAIMIGTSENGETEVVQLTSDLKPSVLSEAERIRKRNGRVLALEAEPHILRVWLPHENRPGLAMSRAFGDFVLKSYGVIATPEVSTHQITSRDQFLLLASDGVWDVLSNEEVAKVVMNSANEAGAANAVTEAAANAWRQKYPTAKVDDITVVCLSVNKRHVPQPRI; from the exons atgggattttgtttttgtttatccTCAGGAGGATCAACAGATAGAAACCAGATTTACGAGATAAATGATTATGGACAAGAAAATGCAGTTCTATACTCTGAACAACTTGAAGTTCCTCAAGACTTTGGCTCGGTCTCGTCTTTAGCTGGAGGCAAGGGCTTCAATCAAGATGCTGCCATACTCCACCTG GGATATGGAACTGAAGAAGGAGCGTTATGTGGAGTGTTTGATGGGCATGGAGAGAAGGGTGAATTGGTGAGCAAGATCGTAAGAAACCAGTTGCCATCTTTATTGTTAGGTCATATGAATAATCATTCAGTGACTCGAGACTGGAAACTCATCTGCGAAACTACTTGTTTGGCCATGGACAAAAGAATTCTTAAACTTAAGAACACTATTGATTGCTCTTCTTCCGGAACTGCTGCTGTTTTCGCCGTTAAACAT GGAAATCAAGTGATGGTGGCAAACCTAGGAGATTCAAGGGCTATTATGATTGGAACAAGTGAGAATGGAGAAACGGAGGTGGTTCAGTTGACCAGTGACCTAAAGCCAAGTGTTCTAA GCGAAGCGGAGAGGATAAGGAAACGCAACGGAAGAGTCTTAGCTTTAGAGGCAGAGCCTCATATTCTAAGAGTATGGCTTCCACATGAAAACCGCCCCGGTCTAGCCATGTCTAGGGCTTTTGGTGACTTTGTCCTTAAAAGCTACGGTGTCATTGCAACTCCTGAAGTCTCTACGCATCAAATCACTTCTCGCGACCAGTTTCTGCTCCTTGCTTCCGATGGG GTGTGGGATGTACTTAGTAACGAAGAAGTGGCTAAGGTGGTGATGAACTCTGCCAACGAGGCAGGAGCGGCCAACGCGGTGACGGAAGCGGCGGCTAATGCGTGGAGACAGAAATATCCGACGGCTAAGGTTGATGATATCACTGTCGTGTGTCTCTCTGTCAACAAGAGACATGTTCCACAGCCTCGTATATGA